The following are from one region of the Gossypium hirsutum isolate 1008001.06 chromosome D03, Gossypium_hirsutum_v2.1, whole genome shotgun sequence genome:
- the LOC107950192 gene encoding protein RKD4 produces the protein MFLFSGFIYRRVEFEVDSFYDFNSPALLPHPQADNLCIQFMDFEEISSDFALFDQNEDIMVDAKPIKAVVDSFDHHCGNITNSGGSSTEASRVIHEIEYGDSHGQKIRSFRRKRTASLELDEIQKYFDFPISKAAKEMNVGLTLLKKRCRELNIMRWPHRKIKSLKSLIHNVKELGLTNEIVMLEEHQRMLEKVPDPELTDRTKKLRQACFKANYKKRSLASCY, from the exons ATGTTTTTGTTTTCTGGGTTCATTTACCGCAGGGTGGAATTTGAAGTAGACAGTTTTTACGATTTCAATTCACCTGCATTGCTTCCCCATCCTCAGGCCgacaatttatgcattcagtTCATGGATTTTGAAGAGATAAGCAGTGACTTCGCTCTTTTTGATCAGAATGAAGATATCATGGTTGATGCAAAGCCTATAAAGGCGGTAGTGGATTCATTTGACCACCATTGTGGCAATATTACGAACAGTGGTGGTTCAAGTACTGAAGCATCGAGAGTGATTCATGAGATTGAGTATGGGGATTCACATGGACAGAAAATAAGGAGTTTCAGAAGGAAGAGGACAGCCTCATTGGAATTAGATGAGATTCAAAAGTACTTTGATTTTCCAATATCTAAAGCTGCTAAAGAGATGAATGTGGGACTGACTTTGTTGAAGAAGAGATGCAGGGAACTCAACATCATGAGATGGCCTCATAGGAAGATCAAGAGCTTGAAATCTCTCATTCACAATgtcaag gaGCTTGGATTGACTAATGAGATAGTGATGTTGGAGGAGCACCAAAGGATGCTAGAGAAAGTGCCAGATCCGGAATTAACCGACAGAACCAAGAAGCTTAGGCAGGCTTGTTTCAAAGCTAATTACAAGAAAAGGTCCCTTGCCTCTTGTTATTGA